Proteins from one Ricinus communis isolate WT05 ecotype wild-type chromosome 9, ASM1957865v1, whole genome shotgun sequence genomic window:
- the LOC8258839 gene encoding probable prefoldin subunit 3 isoform X2: MASVSATERRGIPGAQFVEDVETYLSQSGLDVNSGLSFLQERLQQYKLVEMKLLAQQRDLQALLADFEVSEGIYSRACIEDTDSVCLWLGANVMLEYSCEEATALLQKNLDNAKASLEVLVADLQFLRDQVTITQVTIARVYNWDVHQRRMRQAAETSSEA; the protein is encoded by the exons ATGGCATCTGTATCAGCAACAGAAAGAAGAGGAATACCAGGAGCTCAATTTGTAGAAGATGTAGAAACATATCTTAGTCAATCTGGTCTTGATGTCAACTCTGGCCTTTCTTTTCTCCAAGAAAG GCTTCAGCAATATAAGCTGGTTGAGATGAAACTTCTTGCCCAACAGAGAGATCTTCAG GCACTTCTTGCTGATTTTGAAGTCTCCGAAGGCATATATTCACGGGCATGCATTGAGGATACTGACTCGGTGTGTTTATGGCTAGGAGCAAATGTCATGTTGGAATATTCATGTGAAGAG GCTACTGCTCTTCTGCAAAAGAACTTGGACAATGCTAAAGCTAGTTTAGAAGTTCTTGTTGCTGATTTGCAATTCTTGAGGGATCAAGTCACAATAACACAG GTCACCATTGCTCGGGTGTATAATTGGGATGTTCACCAGCGCCGAATGCGACAAGCTGCTGAAACTTCCTCAGAGGCATGA
- the LOC8258839 gene encoding probable prefoldin subunit 3 isoform X1 gives MASVSATERRGIPGAQFVEDVETYLSQSGLDVNSGLSFLQERLQQYKLVEMKLLAQQRDLQAKIPDIEKCLDVVATLQAKKGTGEALLADFEVSEGIYSRACIEDTDSVCLWLGANVMLEYSCEEATALLQKNLDNAKASLEVLVADLQFLRDQVTITQVTIARVYNWDVHQRRMRQAAETSSEA, from the exons ATGGCATCTGTATCAGCAACAGAAAGAAGAGGAATACCAGGAGCTCAATTTGTAGAAGATGTAGAAACATATCTTAGTCAATCTGGTCTTGATGTCAACTCTGGCCTTTCTTTTCTCCAAGAAAG GCTTCAGCAATATAAGCTGGTTGAGATGAAACTTCTTGCCCAACAGAGAGATCTTCAG GCAAAGATCCCTGATATTGAGAAGTGCTTAGATGTTGTCGCTACTTTACAGGCTAAGAAGGGTACTGGTGAG GCACTTCTTGCTGATTTTGAAGTCTCCGAAGGCATATATTCACGGGCATGCATTGAGGATACTGACTCGGTGTGTTTATGGCTAGGAGCAAATGTCATGTTGGAATATTCATGTGAAGAG GCTACTGCTCTTCTGCAAAAGAACTTGGACAATGCTAAAGCTAGTTTAGAAGTTCTTGTTGCTGATTTGCAATTCTTGAGGGATCAAGTCACAATAACACAG GTCACCATTGCTCGGGTGTATAATTGGGATGTTCACCAGCGCCGAATGCGACAAGCTGCTGAAACTTCCTCAGAGGCATGA